In the genome of Cupriavidus taiwanensis, one region contains:
- a CDS encoding indolepyruvate ferredoxin oxidoreductase family protein: MNAPLNPALLEALASASLDDKYTLDQGRVYLSGVQALVRLPMLQKARDRAAGLNTAGFISGYRGSPLGGVDQALWKAKQHLAASDVVFQPGVNEDLAATAVWGSQQVNLFPGAKRDGVFSMWYGKGPGVDRSIDVLKHANSAGSSRHGGVLLLAGDDHAAKSSTVAHQSEHVLQAAGIPVLYPANVQEYLDYGLHGWAMSRYSGLWVAMKCVTDVVESTASVEIDPNRVQVALPQDFAMPAGGLNIRWPDSPLEQEARLLDHKWYAALAYVRANRLNRVVLDSPKARFGIMTAGKAYLDVRQALVDLGLDDDTCARIGIRVYKVGCVWPLEAHGAREFATGLEEILVVEEKRQILEYALKEELYNWREDVRPKVFGKFDQRGNDGGEWSVPRGDWLLPAHYELSPALIAKAIARRLERFDLPAEVRARIAARVALIEAKEREAAQPRIAVERKPWFCSGCPHNTSTRVPEGSRALAGIGCHYMTLWMDRNTETFSQMGGEGVAWTGQMHFTDDKHVFANLGDGTYFHSGLLAIRASIAARANITYKILFNDAVAMTGGQPIDGVLTVPQIAHQVLAEGAKKLVVVTDEPAKYGDGAMLPSGVAVLHRDQLDAVQLELRDTEGVTILIYDQTCATEKRRRRKRGTYPDPAKRAFINDAVCEGCGDCSAKSNCLSVEPLETELGTKRRINQSSCNKDFSCVNGFCPSFVTAEGAQVRKPAAAAGKGSGADFAALPQPRLPGLERPYGVLVTGVGGTGVVTIGGLLGMASHLERKGVTVLDMAGLAQKGGAVISHVQIAPAPEHLHATRIATGEARLVIGGDAIVSASAEVLSKVRHGLTAAVVNSANTPTAEFIKNPKWKFPGASAEQDLRASVGEACAFFDASAWAVTLLADAIYSNPLLLGFAWQKGWIPLQHASLVRAIELNGVSVDKNRLAFEWGRYLAHHGEAAVKALLPAAPAAASAQVVAMPQTLDALIRKREAMLTGYQNAAYAARYRDAVARIRAAEQQLGIDRKLPLTEAVARNLAKLMAYKDEYEVARLYTDPAFLDKLRAQFEGEPGRDYQLNFWLAPPLLAKADAKGHLVKRRFGPRTMTAFRLLARLKGLRGTALDVFGKTTERRAERALVSDYLAMVEEFAGSLSADNFDTALALATLPDDIRGYGHVKEASMAAAAVRREALLAQYRGAARRDAA, from the coding sequence GTGAATGCCCCGCTCAATCCCGCCTTGCTCGAAGCCCTGGCCAGCGCCAGCCTGGACGACAAGTACACCCTGGACCAGGGCCGTGTCTACCTGAGCGGCGTGCAGGCGCTGGTGCGCCTGCCGATGCTGCAGAAGGCGCGTGACCGCGCCGCCGGGCTCAACACCGCCGGCTTTATCTCGGGCTACCGCGGCTCGCCGCTGGGCGGCGTCGACCAGGCGCTGTGGAAGGCCAAGCAGCATCTCGCGGCCAGCGACGTGGTGTTCCAGCCGGGCGTCAACGAAGACCTGGCCGCCACCGCGGTCTGGGGCAGCCAGCAGGTCAACCTGTTCCCCGGCGCCAAGCGCGATGGCGTGTTTTCGATGTGGTACGGCAAGGGCCCGGGCGTGGACCGCTCCATCGACGTGCTCAAGCACGCCAACTCGGCCGGATCGTCGCGCCATGGCGGCGTGCTGCTGCTGGCCGGCGACGACCATGCCGCCAAGTCCTCGACCGTGGCCCACCAGTCCGAGCACGTGCTGCAGGCGGCCGGCATTCCGGTGCTGTATCCCGCCAACGTGCAGGAATACCTGGACTACGGCCTGCATGGCTGGGCCATGAGCCGCTATTCCGGCCTGTGGGTGGCGATGAAGTGCGTCACCGACGTGGTCGAGTCGACCGCCTCGGTGGAGATCGACCCAAACCGCGTGCAGGTCGCGCTGCCGCAGGACTTTGCCATGCCGGCGGGCGGCCTCAATATCCGCTGGCCGGATTCCCCGCTGGAGCAGGAAGCGCGGCTGCTCGACCACAAGTGGTATGCGGCGCTGGCCTACGTGCGCGCCAACCGCCTGAACCGGGTGGTGCTCGATTCGCCCAAGGCGCGCTTCGGCATCATGACCGCCGGCAAGGCGTACCTGGACGTGCGCCAGGCGCTGGTGGACCTGGGCCTGGATGACGACACCTGCGCCCGCATCGGCATCCGCGTCTACAAGGTCGGCTGCGTGTGGCCGCTGGAGGCCCACGGCGCGCGCGAATTCGCCACCGGCCTGGAAGAGATCCTGGTGGTCGAGGAAAAGCGCCAGATCCTCGAATACGCGCTGAAGGAAGAGCTGTACAACTGGCGCGAGGATGTGCGGCCCAAGGTGTTCGGCAAGTTCGACCAGCGCGGCAACGACGGCGGCGAGTGGTCGGTGCCGCGCGGCGACTGGCTGCTGCCGGCGCACTACGAGCTGTCGCCGGCGCTGATCGCCAAGGCCATCGCGCGCCGGCTGGAACGCTTCGACCTGCCGGCCGAGGTGCGCGCACGCATCGCCGCGCGCGTGGCGCTGATCGAGGCCAAGGAGCGCGAAGCGGCGCAGCCGCGCATCGCGGTGGAGCGCAAGCCGTGGTTCTGCTCGGGCTGCCCGCACAACACCTCGACGCGCGTGCCGGAAGGCTCGCGCGCGCTGGCCGGCATCGGCTGCCACTACATGACCTTGTGGATGGACCGCAATACCGAGACCTTCAGCCAGATGGGCGGCGAGGGCGTGGCGTGGACGGGCCAGATGCATTTCACCGACGACAAGCACGTGTTCGCCAACCTGGGCGACGGCACGTACTTCCATTCCGGGCTGCTGGCGATCCGCGCGTCGATCGCGGCCCGGGCCAACATCACCTACAAGATCCTGTTCAACGATGCGGTGGCGATGACCGGCGGGCAGCCCATCGACGGCGTGCTGACGGTGCCGCAGATCGCGCACCAGGTGCTGGCCGAGGGCGCGAAGAAGCTGGTGGTGGTCACCGACGAGCCCGCCAAGTACGGCGATGGCGCGATGCTGCCGTCCGGCGTGGCGGTGCTGCATCGCGACCAGCTCGATGCCGTGCAGCTTGAGCTGCGCGACACCGAAGGCGTCACCATCCTGATCTACGACCAGACCTGCGCCACCGAGAAGCGCCGCCGCCGCAAGCGCGGCACCTATCCGGATCCGGCCAAGCGCGCCTTTATCAACGATGCGGTGTGCGAAGGCTGCGGCGACTGCTCGGCCAAGTCCAACTGCCTGTCGGTGGAGCCGCTCGAGACCGAGCTCGGCACCAAGCGGCGGATCAACCAGTCGTCGTGCAACAAGGACTTCTCCTGCGTCAACGGCTTCTGCCCGAGCTTCGTCACCGCCGAGGGCGCGCAGGTGCGCAAGCCCGCGGCGGCGGCTGGCAAGGGCAGCGGCGCCGACTTCGCGGCGCTGCCGCAGCCGCGGCTGCCGGGTTTGGAGCGGCCGTACGGGGTGCTGGTGACCGGCGTCGGCGGCACCGGCGTGGTCACCATCGGCGGGCTGCTGGGCATGGCCTCGCACCTGGAGCGCAAGGGCGTGACCGTGCTCGACATGGCGGGCCTGGCGCAGAAGGGCGGCGCGGTGATCAGCCACGTGCAGATCGCGCCGGCCCCGGAACACCTGCATGCGACCCGCATCGCCACCGGCGAGGCGCGCCTGGTGATCGGCGGCGACGCCATCGTCTCGGCCTCGGCCGAAGTGCTGTCCAAGGTCCGGCACGGGCTGACCGCCGCCGTGGTCAACAGCGCCAACACCCCCACCGCGGAGTTCATCAAGAACCCCAAATGGAAGTTCCCCGGCGCCAGCGCCGAACAGGACCTGCGCGCCAGCGTGGGCGAGGCCTGCGCCTTCTTCGACGCCAGCGCCTGGGCCGTGACCCTGCTGGCCGACGCGATCTATTCCAACCCGCTGCTGCTGGGCTTTGCCTGGCAGAAGGGCTGGATCCCGCTGCAGCACGCCAGCCTGGTGCGCGCGATCGAACTCAATGGGGTGTCGGTCGACAAGAACCGCCTCGCCTTCGAATGGGGCCGTTACCTGGCCCACCACGGCGAGGCCGCGGTCAAGGCGCTGCTGCCGGCTGCGCCGGCCGCCGCCAGCGCGCAGGTCGTGGCGATGCCGCAGACGCTCGACGCGCTGATCCGCAAGCGCGAGGCGATGCTGACCGGTTACCAGAACGCCGCCTATGCCGCGCGCTATCGCGACGCCGTGGCCCGCATCCGCGCCGCGGAGCAGCAGCTGGGCATCGACCGCAAGCTGCCGCTGACCGAGGCCGTGGCCCGCAACCTGGCCAAGCTGATGGCGTACAAGGACGAGTACGAGGTGGCGCGCCTGTACACCGATCCCGCCTTCCTCGACAAGCTGCGCGCGCAGTTCGAAGGCGAGCCCGGCCGCGACTACCAGCTCAATTTCTGGCTGGCGCCGCCGCTGCTGGCCAAGGCTGACGCCAAGGGCCATCTGGTCAAGCGTCGCTTCGGTCCCCGCACCATGACGGCATTCCGCCTGCTGGCGCGCCTGAAGGGTCTGCGCGGCACCGCGCTGGATGTGTTCGGCAAGACCACCGAGCGCCGCGCCGAGCGCGCGCTGGTCAGCGACTACCTGGCCATGGTCGAAGAGTTCGCGGGTTCGCTGAGCGCGGACAACTTCGACACCGCCCTGGCCCTGGCCACGCTGCCGGACGATATCCGTGGCTACGGTCACGTGAAGGAGGCCAGCATGGCCGCGGCGGCGGTGCGGCGCGAGGCGCTGCTGGCGCAGTATCGGGGGGCGGCGCGGCGGGATGCGGCCTGA